The Vitis vinifera cultivar Pinot Noir 40024 chromosome 12, ASM3070453v1 genome has a segment encoding these proteins:
- the LOC100261403 gene encoding scarecrow-like transcription factor PAT1, which yields MQASQQHRSSGMSNRLYYLPPQEAEAHCLPQFQSFDHQLCYNDGSQGTNFSFQGSSERYCTLESSSATGSYAIYNSPSTVSFSPNGSPNSQQDSQSYPSDPHHSPDNTYGSPMSASCITDDVSDLKHKLRELETVMLGPDSDIINSYDSTFTPNKSSLEMDSWRDTMEMISGGDLKQILVACAKSVSDNDLLMAQWLMDELRQMVSVSGEPIQRLGAYMLEGLVARLASSGSSIYKALRCKEPASADLLSYMHILYEVCPYFKFGYMSANGAIAEAMKDENRVHIIDFQIGQGSQWITLIQAFSARPGGPPHIRITGIDDSTSAYARGGGLNIVGQRLSRLAESVKVPFEFHAADMSGCEVQLENLGARPGEALAVNFAFMLHHMPDESVSTQNHRDRLLRLVKSLSPKVVTLVEQESNTNTAAFFPRFLETLNYYTAMFESIDVTLPREHKKRISVEQHCLARDVVNIIACEGVERVERHELLGKWRLRFAMAGFTPYPLSSLVNATIKRLLENYSDKYRLEEREGALYLGWMDRDLVASCAWK from the coding sequence ATGCAAGCATCTCAGCAGCATAGAAGTTCAGGCATGTCTAACAGGTTGTATTACCTACCTCCGCAAGAGGCTGAGGCCCATTGCTTGCCTCAGTTCCAGAGTTTTGACCACCAGCTGTGCTACAACGATGGCAGCCAAGGAACCAACTTCTCCTTTCAGGGTTCCAGTGAGCGTTACTGTACTCTGGAGTCATCGTCTGCCACTGGCAGTTATGCCATTTACAACTCCCCATCTACTGTTAGTTTTTCCCCCAATGGAAGTCCCAACTCCCAGCAAGATTCTCAGTCGTATCCGTCTGATCCTCACCATTCCCCCGACAACACCTACGGCTCTCCTATGAGTGCATCCTGTATTACTGATGATGTAAGCGACCTGAAGCACAAGCTGAGAGAATTGGAGACTGTAATGCTGGGGCCTGATTCTGATATCATCAATAGCTATGACAGTACCTTCACCCCCAACAAGTCTTCACTGGAGATGGATAGCTGGAGAGATACAATGGAGATGATCTCTGGAGGGGACTTGAAACAGATTCTTGTAGCCTGCGCAAAGTCGGTATCAGATAATGATCTGCTGATGGCCCAATGGCTGATGGATGAGTTGCGGCAGATGGTGTCGGTCTCTGGTGAACCGATCCAAAGGCTGGGAGCTTACATGTTGGAAGGGCTTGTAGCACGGCTGGCCTCCTCCGGGAGTTCCATCTACAAAGCTCTGAGATGCAAAGAACCGGCCAGCGCTGACCTTCTCTCGTATATGCACATTCTGTATGAGGTCTGCCCCTACTTCAAGTTCGGATACATGTCTGCGAATGGTGCCATTGCagaagccatgaaggatgaaaaCAGGGTTCATATTATCGACTTCCAGATTGGTCAGGGGAGCCAATGGATTACTCTAATCCAGGCCTTTTCAGCTCGGCCTGGGGGGCCACCCCACATCCGCATAACAGGTATCGACGATTCAACATCTGCTTATGCCCGTGGCGGGGGACTCAACATTGTGGGACAAAGGCTATCCAGGCTTGCTGAGTCAGTCAAAGTTCCATTCGAGTTCCATGCAGCAGACATGTCCGGCTGTGAAGTCCAGCTGGAAAATCTCGGGGCTCGACCAGGTGAAGCGTTGGCGGTGAATTTTGCCTTCATGCTGCATCACATGCCGGATGAGAGTGTCAGCACCCAGAATCACCGGGACAGGCTACTGAGGCTGGTCAAGAGCTTATCTCCCAAGGTGGTCACCCTCGTTGAGCAAGAATCAAACACAAATACCGCTGCATTCTTCCCCAGGTTCCTTGAGACATTGAATTATTATACAGCCATGTTCGAATCAATTGACGTGACTCTTCCAAGGGAGCATAAGAAGCGGATAAGCGTCGAGCAACACTGCCTGGCAAGGGATGTTGTTAACATAATCGCATGCGAGGGGGTTGAGAGGGTGGAGCGCCATGAACTTCTCGGAAAATGGAGGTTGAGGTTTGCAATGGCGGGGTTTACTCCATACCCATTAAGCTCCCTGGTGAACGCCACCATTAAAAGACTTCTAGAAAACTACAGTGACAAGTATAGGCTCGAGGAGAGGGAAGGAGCGCTCTATCTTGGCTGGATGGACAGAGATTTGGTTGCGTCGTGTGCGTGGAAGTAG
- the LOC100256306 gene encoding probable WRKY transcription factor 20 isoform X1, translating into MGTSMEGVQDDVASDKLQQRQSLNAGVNASQSVQEVTDPIIPEKASEAELNPSFAASSSQVDMGTSGEGAADDVDSNKLQQRQIPDTGVHASQSHQEAIMPSIIPEKASEDGYNWRKYGQKHVKGNEFIRSYYRCTHPNCQVKKQLERSHDGQITDIIYFGKHDHPKLQVDLPLAVGLVVPVQEERPKEPSSTVVEEKSLDGDGQTSCQIEPVDAPQPAIAVSDDCVDRALAVWSRTRDETDNDDDPDSKRQKKDINNVDATPTDKPSGEPRIVVQTVSEVDIVNDGYRWRKYGQKLVKGNTNPRSYYRCSNAGCPVKKHVERASHDPKMVITTYEGQHDHDMPPARTVTHNSAGPNTTTTDVNDESRAKSEQSDNVGLAIVPYICLGPENNKSNDQQTPSAEPVQT; encoded by the exons ATGGGTACTTCAATGGAAGGTGTTCAAGATGATGTTGCTTCTGATAAATTGCAGCAGAGGCAGAGCCTCAATGCAGGGGTTAATGCATCTCAATCTGTTCAAGAAGTGACTGATCCTATAATACCTGAGAAAGCATCAGAAGCGGAATTGAATCCATCTTTTGCTGCTTCAAGTTCACAAGTTGACATGGGTACTTCAGGGGAAGGTGCGGCAGATGATGTTGATTCTAATAAATTGCAGCAGAGACAAATTCCTGATACAGGGGTCCATGCATCACAATCTCATCAAGAAGCAATCATGCCCTCCATCATACCTGAGAAGGCATCAGAAGATGGATACAACTGGCGAAAGTATGGGCAAAAGCATGTTAAAGGAAATGAGTTTATTCGTAGCTATTACAGATGTACACATCCTAACTGCCAAGTGAAAAAGCAACTGGAACGCTCCCATGATGGGCAAATAactgatattatttattttggtaagCATGATCACCCTAAACTTCAAGTTGATCTTCCGTTGGCTGTTGGCCTTGTTGTCCCTGTCCAAGAAGAAAGACCAAAGGAGCCATCATCAACTGTCGTGGAAG aaaaatcttTGGATGGGGATGGCCAGACATCTTGTCAAATTGAGCCAGTGGATGCCCCCCAACCTGCTATTGCAGTCAGTGATGATTGTGTGGATCGTGCTCTTGCAGTATGGAGCAGGACAAGAGATGAGActgataatgatgatgatcCTGACTCAAAAAGACA GAAGAAAGACATTAATAATGTCGATGCCACTCCGACCGATAAGCCAAGTGGTGAACCGCGCATTGTTGTTCAGACTGTGAGTGAGGTAGATATTGTGAATGATGGGTACCGCTGGCGGAAATATGGTCAGAAATTAGTGAAAGGCAATACAAATCCAAG GAGTTATTACAGGTGCTCAAATGCAGGATGTCCAGTAAAAAAGCATGTGGAGAGGGCATCTCATGATCCAAAAATGGTTATAACCACATATGAAGGACAACACGACCATGATATGCCTCCAGCAAGGACAGTTACCCATAATTCAGCAGGACCCAATACCACTACAACAGATGTGAATGACGAATCAAGAGCTAAATCAGAACAAAGCGACAATGTTGGCCTTGCAATAGTGCCCTATATATGTTTGGGGCCTgagaataataaatcaaacgaTCAACAAACTCCAAGTGCAGAACCTGTCCAGACCTAA
- the LOC100256306 gene encoding WRKY transcription factor 1 isoform X2: MGTSMEGVQDDVASDKLQQRQSLNAGVNASQSVQEVTDPIIPEKASEAELNPSFAASSSQVDMGTSGEGAADDVDSNKLQQRQIPDTGVHASQSHQEAIMPSIIPEKASEDGYNWRKYGQKHVKGNEFIRSYYRCTHPNCQVKKQLERSHDGQITDIIYFGKHDHPKLQVDLPLAVGLVVPVQEERPKEPSSTVVEVWSRTRDETDNDDDPDSKRQKKDINNVDATPTDKPSGEPRIVVQTVSEVDIVNDGYRWRKYGQKLVKGNTNPRSYYRCSNAGCPVKKHVERASHDPKMVITTYEGQHDHDMPPARTVTHNSAGPNTTTTDVNDESRAKSEQSDNVGLAIVPYICLGPENNKSNDQQTPSAEPVQT, translated from the exons ATGGGTACTTCAATGGAAGGTGTTCAAGATGATGTTGCTTCTGATAAATTGCAGCAGAGGCAGAGCCTCAATGCAGGGGTTAATGCATCTCAATCTGTTCAAGAAGTGACTGATCCTATAATACCTGAGAAAGCATCAGAAGCGGAATTGAATCCATCTTTTGCTGCTTCAAGTTCACAAGTTGACATGGGTACTTCAGGGGAAGGTGCGGCAGATGATGTTGATTCTAATAAATTGCAGCAGAGACAAATTCCTGATACAGGGGTCCATGCATCACAATCTCATCAAGAAGCAATCATGCCCTCCATCATACCTGAGAAGGCATCAGAAGATGGATACAACTGGCGAAAGTATGGGCAAAAGCATGTTAAAGGAAATGAGTTTATTCGTAGCTATTACAGATGTACACATCCTAACTGCCAAGTGAAAAAGCAACTGGAACGCTCCCATGATGGGCAAATAactgatattatttattttggtaagCATGATCACCCTAAACTTCAAGTTGATCTTCCGTTGGCTGTTGGCCTTGTTGTCCCTGTCCAAGAAGAAAGACCAAAGGAGCCATCATCAACTGTCGTGGAAG TATGGAGCAGGACAAGAGATGAGActgataatgatgatgatcCTGACTCAAAAAGACA GAAGAAAGACATTAATAATGTCGATGCCACTCCGACCGATAAGCCAAGTGGTGAACCGCGCATTGTTGTTCAGACTGTGAGTGAGGTAGATATTGTGAATGATGGGTACCGCTGGCGGAAATATGGTCAGAAATTAGTGAAAGGCAATACAAATCCAAG GAGTTATTACAGGTGCTCAAATGCAGGATGTCCAGTAAAAAAGCATGTGGAGAGGGCATCTCATGATCCAAAAATGGTTATAACCACATATGAAGGACAACACGACCATGATATGCCTCCAGCAAGGACAGTTACCCATAATTCAGCAGGACCCAATACCACTACAACAGATGTGAATGACGAATCAAGAGCTAAATCAGAACAAAGCGACAATGTTGGCCTTGCAATAGTGCCCTATATATGTTTGGGGCCTgagaataataaatcaaacgaTCAACAAACTCCAAGTGCAGAACCTGTCCAGACCTAA